A single genomic interval of Staphylococcus hyicus harbors:
- a CDS encoding YlaN family protein — MSKQKNISNAAYDQLNADADRILQLIKVQIDNLTLPQCPLYEEVLDTQMYGLQKEVDFAVKLGLVDKEDGKALMLRLEKELSKLHEAFTRV; from the coding sequence ATGAGCAAGCAAAAAAATATTAGCAATGCGGCATACGACCAGTTAAATGCAGACGCGGACAGAATTTTACAGCTCATCAAAGTGCAAATTGATAACTTAACTTTGCCACAATGCCCATTATATGAGGAAGTATTAGATACACAAATGTATGGGTTACAAAAAGAAGTTGATTTTGCTGTGAAACTCGGTTTGGTTGATAAAGAAGATGGTAAAGCATTGATGCTTCGCCTTGAAAAAGAGTTATCAAAACTACACGAAGCGTTTACAAGAGTTTAA
- a CDS encoding NADH-dependent flavin oxidoreductase, giving the protein MDERYQSLFESVTLPNGKRINNKFVLAPLTHTISNEDGTASDREIEFVHSRTKDVGMAITAASYINLEGKAFPGHPSISKESDLEGLKRLAATIKQNGAVAIMQIHHGGARALPEYVPDGDVKAPSEVEDYGYCKSEKHASRAMTSEEIVQSIKDYGRATALAIRAGFDGIEIHGANHYLIHEFVSPYYNRRNDEWKDPLAYPKAVVEEVLEVKTALAPKDFIVGYRFSPEEAESPGITMELTKELIHMLKSYPLDYLHASLMDIQSTTREGKYQGKKRITLLKKWIDGRMPLIGIGSVYSGETALSGIEAGADLIALGRGLLLDQELVSKIKNNRENEIINQFDATREDHHQLPKEIWDLFNGGRFPVPKKENVSNKV; this is encoded by the coding sequence ATGGATGAACGTTATCAGTCTTTATTTGAAAGTGTGACGTTACCAAATGGGAAGCGTATTAATAATAAATTTGTGTTAGCGCCTTTAACGCACACGATTTCTAATGAGGATGGCACGGCTTCAGACAGAGAAATTGAATTTGTCCATTCTAGAACAAAAGATGTAGGGATGGCAATTACAGCAGCGAGTTACATCAATTTAGAAGGAAAGGCATTTCCTGGACACCCTTCTATTTCTAAAGAATCGGATTTAGAAGGGCTCAAACGACTTGCAGCTACGATTAAACAAAACGGCGCAGTGGCGATTATGCAAATCCATCATGGAGGTGCGCGTGCTTTACCTGAATATGTTCCTGATGGAGATGTGAAAGCACCGAGTGAAGTTGAAGATTACGGATACTGTAAATCTGAAAAACATGCTTCAAGAGCTATGACAAGTGAGGAAATTGTACAATCAATCAAAGACTACGGACGTGCTACTGCTTTGGCGATTCGAGCGGGTTTTGATGGGATTGAAATTCATGGTGCGAACCATTATCTAATTCATGAATTTGTTTCACCTTATTACAACCGTAGAAATGATGAATGGAAAGATCCATTGGCGTATCCAAAGGCCGTTGTTGAGGAAGTGCTCGAAGTGAAAACAGCATTGGCCCCTAAAGATTTCATTGTAGGATATCGATTCTCCCCAGAAGAAGCAGAATCACCTGGAATAACTATGGAGTTAACGAAAGAATTAATTCATATGTTAAAATCATATCCTTTAGATTATTTACATGCTTCGTTAATGGATATTCAATCTACAACGAGAGAAGGTAAATATCAGGGCAAAAAAAGAATCACGCTTTTGAAAAAATGGATTGATGGGCGCATGCCATTGATAGGTATAGGATCAGTTTATTCCGGTGAAACTGCATTATCTGGTATTGAAGCGGGTGCTGACTTAATTGCTTTAGGAAGAGGATTGTTATTAGATCAAGAGCTCGTTTCTAAAATAAAAAACAACCGTGAAAATGAAATTATAAACCAATTTGATGCTACTAGAGAGGATCACCATCAATTGCCTAAAGAGATTTGGGACTTATTTAATGGTGGACGCTTTCCAGTTCCGAAAAAAGAGAACGTGTCCAATAAAGTATAA
- a CDS encoding inositol monophosphatase family protein, whose amino-acid sequence MHLYDFAKNLVLEAGNNIRKWMHEDIEIESKSNPNDLVTNVDKAVETFIISQIESQYPYHKMIGEEGHGHDIESTNGVVWVIDPIDGTLNFIHQKQNFAISVGIFKDGKPYAGFVYDVMRDILYHAKSGHGAYKNETPVPPLKDTLLNESIVGLNPNWLTKPKMGPILQPIIQDSRTARAYGSAALEIVYVATGLLSAYITPRLHPWDYAGGLIILQEVGGEGTNFLGEPLSITTHSTVLFGNRAVHKHILNEYFKPHENELKALQQRYQ is encoded by the coding sequence ATGCATTTATACGATTTTGCCAAAAATTTAGTTTTAGAAGCAGGGAACAATATACGCAAATGGATGCATGAAGACATTGAAATTGAATCTAAGTCTAATCCAAATGATTTGGTAACGAATGTTGATAAAGCAGTAGAGACGTTTATCATTAGTCAAATAGAATCTCAATATCCTTATCATAAAATGATTGGTGAAGAGGGGCATGGTCATGACATTGAGTCGACCAATGGTGTAGTCTGGGTTATAGATCCAATTGATGGTACGCTTAATTTTATACATCAAAAACAAAATTTTGCTATTTCAGTAGGTATATTTAAAGACGGCAAACCTTACGCTGGGTTTGTGTATGATGTTATGCGTGATATTTTATATCATGCTAAATCAGGGCATGGTGCATATAAAAATGAAACACCAGTCCCACCTTTAAAAGACACACTTTTAAATGAGAGTATTGTAGGATTAAATCCGAATTGGCTCACAAAACCGAAGATGGGTCCGATACTGCAACCAATTATTCAAGATTCAAGAACTGCACGTGCGTATGGCTCGGCAGCTCTAGAAATTGTTTATGTAGCCACAGGCTTATTGTCAGCATATATAACGCCACGATTACATCCGTGGGATTATGCTGGAGGATTAATCATTCTTCAAGAAGTTGGTGGAGAAGGCACGAATTTTTTAGGAGAGCCTTTATCTATCACAACACATAGTACTGTATTATTTGGGAATAGAGCGGTTCATAAGCACATTTTAAATGAATATTTTAAGCCACATGAAAATGAACTTAAAGCTTTACAACAACGATACCAATAA
- the ftsW gene encoding cell division peptidoglycan polymerase FtsW, with translation MNNIKSLFRYILRSSKYIDFPLLITYLALCFIGLTMVYSASMVAATRGTLTGGVSVPGTYFYSRQLVYIGIGFGIVFFIAYLMNVKLLKSPKFQVGMMAFIVILLLATLVIGSEINGSRSWLNLGFMNLQASELLKIAIILYVPYIIERKRPQIQRDPTAILWPIIFVGLIIGLVLLQKDVGQTLLISAIFFSIILYAGIGIKNFLKIGFFSLLGLFVVVIIIVVFRINILPSYLTARFSALENPFNFEDGIGYHLANSLLAIGNGGIFGRGLGNSIMKLGYLPEPHTDFIFAIIAEELGLVGVLIVLSLLFFIVYRSFELASRTTSYFYKLVCVGIASYIGIQTFINLGGISGLIPLTGVPLPFISFGGSSMISLSIAMGLLLIVSKQIRYEQARKRYLKKAKMT, from the coding sequence ATGAATAATATAAAAAGTTTATTTCGATATATTTTGAGATCCTCTAAATATATCGATTTTCCATTATTAATCACATATCTTGCATTATGTTTTATCGGTTTAACAATGGTGTATAGTGCTAGTATGGTAGCAGCAACGAGAGGAACACTTACCGGTGGTGTATCTGTTCCAGGTACATATTTTTATTCAAGACAACTGGTGTATATCGGTATCGGATTTGGAATTGTATTTTTTATCGCTTATTTAATGAATGTTAAACTTTTGAAATCACCTAAATTCCAAGTGGGCATGATGGCTTTTATCGTAATATTATTATTAGCCACATTAGTGATTGGTTCTGAAATTAACGGTTCTCGAAGTTGGTTGAATTTAGGTTTTATGAATCTTCAAGCATCGGAACTATTAAAAATTGCAATCATACTTTATGTGCCTTATATTATTGAGCGGAAAAGACCTCAAATCCAACGAGATCCAACAGCGATATTATGGCCAATTATTTTTGTTGGACTCATTATTGGGCTCGTTTTATTACAAAAAGACGTTGGACAAACATTGCTAATTTCAGCAATTTTCTTTTCGATTATTTTGTATGCTGGCATTGGAATAAAGAACTTTTTGAAAATTGGTTTCTTCAGTTTGTTAGGCCTATTTGTCGTTGTTATCATTATTGTTGTTTTTAGAATTAATATTTTACCTTCATACCTTACTGCACGATTTAGTGCACTTGAAAATCCTTTCAATTTTGAAGATGGTATTGGGTATCATCTTGCGAATTCACTTCTTGCCATTGGTAATGGTGGGATTTTTGGAAGAGGTTTGGGTAATAGTATTATGAAACTCGGGTATTTACCTGAACCGCATACTGATTTTATTTTTGCAATTATTGCAGAAGAATTAGGTCTTGTCGGTGTACTCATTGTTTTAAGTTTATTATTCTTTATTGTATATCGTTCCTTTGAACTTGCCTCACGCACAACTTCTTATTTTTATAAACTCGTTTGTGTTGGTATAGCAAGTTATATCGGTATTCAAACGTTTATCAATTTAGGAGGGATTTCAGGATTAATCCCATTAACAGGTGTCCCATTACCATTTATCAGTTTTGGTGGGTCCTCAATGATAAGTTTGAGCATTGCGATGGGGTTATTGCTTATTGTATCTAAACAAATTAGATACGAACAAGCAAGAAAACGATATTTAAAGAAAGCCAAGATGACTTAA
- a CDS encoding pyruvate carboxylase, protein MKRIRKLLVANRGEIAIRIFRAATELNIKTVAIYSKEDMGSLHRYKADESYLVGEDLGPAESYLNIERIIKVAKEADVDAIHPGYGFLSENMQFAKRCAEEGIIFIGPHLDHLDMFGDKVKARTTAIKADLPVIPGTDGPVEGYEAAEIFAEEAGYPLMIKATSGGGGKGMRIVREPSELKEAFTRAKSEAEKSFGNSEVYIEKFIDNPKHIEVQIIGDEEGNIIHLYERDCSVQRRHQKVVEVAPSVSLSDELRERICTSAVDLMKKIKYVNAGTVEFLVSGNEFYFIEVNPRVQVEHTITEMITGVDIVKTQILIADGELLHDEAISMPSQNEIKTLGYAIQCRITTEDPTQDFMPDTGHIVAYRSSGGFGVRLDAGDAFQGAEISPYYDSLLVKVSTHAISYKEAREKMERSLQEMRIRGVKTNIPFLRNVINHHKFASGDYTTKFLENAPELFIIQPSRDRGTKTLEYIGNVSINGFPNVDKRPKPAFEPTELPEVDLKEINSLSGTKQLLDAQGPQAVADWVKAQKDVLITDTTFRDAHQSLLATRVRSHDLLKIAPATAQVMQNNFSLELWGGATFDVAFNFLKENPWQRLHDLRKAIPNVLFQMLLRASNAVGYKNYPDNVIQKFVKHSAEAGIDVFRIFDSLNWVEQMKVANEAVQKAGKISEGTICYTGDILNPERSNIYTLDYYVKLAKTLEREGFHMLAIKDMAGLLKPRAAYELIGELKAAVDLPIHLHTHDTSGNGIIIYKQAIDAGVDIVDTAVAAMSGLTSQPSSNSLYYTLDGFERDLRMDIDGHEALSHYWDAARAYYSDFESDMKSPHTEIYQHEMPGGQYSNLRQQAKSLGLGERFGEVKKMYRRVNFLFGDIVKVTPSSKVVGDMALYMVQNDLDEETVIRDGHKLDFPESVVSFFKGEIGQPVNGFNKELQQAVLKGQKPLTKRPGEYLKPVDFDALKEELQQKQQHKVTDEDVISYALYPKVYEQYIQTYEKFGDVSILDTPTFFFGMRDNETVEIEIDKGKILIITLKTITQPDENGMCTVFFDMNGQARRVRIKDENVQSSKRAKPKADKTNPSHIGAQMPGTVLQVDVKEGDEVEANQSLIITEAMKMETTVQAPFKGTVKKIHVEPNDGIETGDLLIEVEQANK, encoded by the coding sequence ATGAAACGCATTCGTAAATTATTAGTCGCAAATCGCGGGGAAATAGCCATTCGTATCTTTAGGGCGGCAACAGAGCTTAATATTAAAACTGTTGCAATTTATTCAAAAGAAGATATGGGGTCACTACATAGATATAAAGCTGACGAATCATACCTTGTTGGCGAAGATTTAGGTCCAGCTGAAAGTTATTTGAATATCGAGCGCATCATTAAAGTTGCGAAAGAAGCTGATGTAGATGCAATTCATCCAGGTTATGGGTTTTTAAGTGAAAATATGCAATTTGCTAAACGTTGTGCTGAAGAAGGCATTATATTTATCGGTCCACATCTTGATCATTTAGATATGTTTGGCGATAAAGTGAAAGCACGTACAACAGCGATTAAAGCTGATTTACCAGTGATTCCAGGTACGGATGGTCCTGTAGAAGGATATGAGGCAGCAGAAATTTTTGCTGAAGAAGCTGGTTATCCATTAATGATTAAGGCGACGAGTGGTGGCGGCGGTAAAGGCATGCGTATCGTTCGTGAGCCGTCTGAATTAAAAGAAGCGTTTACACGTGCAAAGTCAGAAGCAGAAAAATCTTTTGGTAATAGTGAAGTATATATTGAAAAATTCATTGATAATCCAAAACATATCGAAGTGCAAATTATCGGTGATGAGGAAGGTAATATCATCCATTTATATGAACGCGATTGTTCTGTGCAACGACGTCATCAAAAAGTGGTTGAAGTTGCACCGTCAGTATCGTTGTCAGACGAATTGAGAGAACGTATTTGCACATCTGCAGTGGATTTAATGAAAAAAATTAAATACGTCAATGCAGGTACTGTTGAATTTTTAGTCTCAGGCAATGAATTTTATTTTATAGAAGTGAATCCACGTGTTCAAGTTGAACATACGATTACAGAAATGATTACGGGTGTAGACATTGTTAAAACGCAAATTTTAATTGCAGATGGCGAATTATTACATGATGAAGCCATTAGTATGCCTTCTCAAAACGAAATTAAAACGTTAGGTTACGCCATTCAATGTCGTATTACTACAGAAGATCCTACACAAGATTTTATGCCTGATACGGGTCATATTGTTGCCTATCGTTCAAGTGGTGGATTTGGCGTACGTTTAGATGCAGGTGATGCATTCCAAGGTGCTGAAATTTCACCATATTACGATTCTTTACTCGTAAAAGTGTCCACACATGCCATTAGTTATAAAGAAGCACGAGAAAAAATGGAGCGTTCTTTACAAGAAATGCGTATTCGCGGTGTAAAAACAAACATTCCATTTTTACGTAATGTGATTAACCATCATAAATTTGCTTCTGGTGATTATACAACAAAATTTTTAGAAAATGCACCAGAACTATTCATTATTCAACCGTCACGCGATAGAGGAACGAAAACGCTAGAATATATTGGTAATGTGTCAATTAATGGGTTTCCAAATGTTGATAAACGTCCAAAACCTGCATTTGAACCTACAGAACTACCTGAAGTCGATTTAAAAGAAATCAATAGCTTAAGTGGAACAAAACAGTTATTAGATGCGCAAGGTCCTCAAGCTGTCGCAGATTGGGTAAAGGCGCAAAAAGACGTCTTGATTACAGATACGACGTTTCGCGATGCGCATCAGTCTTTATTAGCAACACGTGTACGTTCACATGATTTACTTAAAATTGCCCCGGCAACTGCACAAGTGATGCAAAACAACTTTTCATTAGAGCTGTGGGGCGGTGCCACATTTGACGTTGCATTTAATTTCTTAAAAGAAAATCCATGGCAACGTCTCCATGATTTAAGAAAAGCAATTCCGAATGTTCTATTCCAAATGTTACTTCGTGCATCAAATGCAGTGGGCTATAAAAACTATCCTGATAATGTCATTCAAAAATTTGTGAAGCACAGTGCTGAAGCAGGGATTGATGTTTTCCGAATTTTTGATTCATTAAACTGGGTTGAACAAATGAAAGTTGCGAACGAAGCGGTTCAAAAAGCGGGTAAGATTTCAGAAGGTACCATCTGTTATACTGGTGATATTTTAAATCCTGAACGTTCTAATATTTATACTCTTGATTATTATGTCAAACTTGCTAAAACCTTAGAACGTGAAGGGTTCCATATGTTAGCAATCAAAGATATGGCTGGTTTATTAAAACCACGTGCAGCTTATGAACTGATTGGAGAGCTCAAAGCAGCAGTAGACTTACCAATTCACTTACATACGCATGATACAAGTGGTAATGGTATTATCATATATAAACAAGCGATTGATGCGGGTGTAGATATTGTTGATACGGCTGTTGCTGCCATGTCAGGACTAACAAGTCAACCAAGTAGTAACTCATTGTATTACACATTAGATGGGTTCGAAAGAGATTTACGTATGGATATTGACGGTCACGAAGCATTGTCTCATTATTGGGATGCAGCACGTGCATACTATAGTGATTTTGAAAGCGATATGAAATCACCACATACTGAAATTTATCAACATGAAATGCCAGGCGGACAATATTCTAATTTGCGTCAGCAAGCGAAAAGTTTAGGTTTAGGTGAACGATTCGGAGAAGTAAAGAAAATGTACCGCCGTGTGAATTTCTTGTTTGGTGATATCGTTAAAGTGACACCTTCTTCTAAAGTGGTAGGTGACATGGCGTTATACATGGTCCAAAATGATTTAGATGAAGAAACGGTTATTCGAGATGGACATAAATTAGATTTTCCAGAATCTGTAGTATCGTTCTTTAAAGGTGAAATTGGACAGCCTGTTAATGGGTTTAATAAGGAATTGCAACAAGCAGTATTAAAAGGTCAGAAACCACTCACTAAACGACCAGGTGAGTACTTAAAACCTGTTGATTTTGATGCGCTAAAGGAAGAATTACAACAAAAACAACAGCATAAAGTGACTGATGAAGACGTGATTAGTTATGCGTTATACCCTAAAGTTTACGAGCAATATATTCAAACATATGAGAAATTCGGGGATGTATCTATTCTAGATACGCCAACATTCTTCTTTGGTATGCGCGACAATGAAACAGTGGAAATAGAAATCGATAAAGGTAAAATTTTAATCATTACACTGAAGACGATTACACAACCGGATGAAAATGGAATGTGTACTGTATTCTTTGATATGAATGGGCAAGCGCGTCGCGTGCGGATTAAAGATGAAAATGTTCAATCATCTAAGCGTGCAAAACCAAAAGCTGACAAAACAAACCCTTCACACATTGGAGCGCAGATGCCAGGAACGGTATTACAAGTGGATGTAAAAGAAGGGGATGAGGTTGAAGCCAATCAGTCGCTCATCATTACAGAAGCAATGAAAATGGAAACAACAGTTCAAGCACCATTTAAAGGGACTGTGAAAAAAATTCACGTCGAACCTAATGATGGCATTGAAACTGGTGATCTTTTAATAGAAGTAGAACAAGCAAACAAGTAA
- a CDS encoding DUF2197 domain-containing protein, which yields MRKEKCIICDTEVLLDENTLIAKRLKNNPIQTFMCDECKSRLDTPKHRLNPSHHYHSIKIEHEPH from the coding sequence ATGCGAAAAGAAAAATGTATCATTTGCGACACTGAAGTTTTATTAGATGAAAATACACTCATTGCTAAACGTTTGAAAAACAATCCTATTCAAACCTTTATGTGTGATGAATGTAAAAGTCGTTTAGATACACCAAAGCATCGTCTTAACCCTTCACATCACTATCATTCTATAAAAATAGAGCATGAACCCCATTAA
- a CDS encoding YktB family protein, which yields MTQYTFKPSDFKVFQVEGLEERMAALDEHIRPQFHQLGTYFTDYLKTMTGENFYAHIAKHARRTVNPPKDTWIAFATNQRGYKMQPHFQIGLFEDHLFVMYGVMHEDKNKSEDVQVFEDKIETILSLPEDFQISLDHTKPDKSKISHMSQDDVEKGIYRAKNVKKGEFFIARALKPNAKELKSDKAFLAYLENTFEHLLKFYK from the coding sequence ATGACTCAATATACTTTTAAACCCTCTGATTTCAAAGTATTTCAAGTTGAAGGTTTAGAGGAAAGAATGGCCGCTCTAGATGAACATATTCGCCCACAATTTCATCAATTAGGTACTTACTTCACTGATTATTTAAAAACAATGACGGGCGAAAATTTTTATGCACATATTGCCAAACATGCAAGACGCACTGTGAATCCACCGAAAGATACATGGATCGCATTCGCAACGAATCAACGTGGTTATAAAATGCAACCTCACTTTCAGATTGGGCTGTTTGAAGATCATTTATTTGTTATGTATGGTGTCATGCATGAAGATAAAAACAAATCTGAAGACGTACAAGTATTTGAAGACAAAATTGAAACAATACTTTCCCTTCCAGAAGACTTCCAAATCTCCCTCGATCATACTAAACCAGATAAATCAAAAATCAGTCATATGTCACAAGATGACGTAGAAAAAGGTATCTATCGTGCAAAAAATGTTAAAAAAGGTGAGTTTTTTATAGCGCGTGCATTAAAACCAAATGCAAAAGAATTAAAATCCGATAAAGCCTTTCTTGCTTATTTAGAGAATACCTTCGAACATCTTTTAAAATTTTATAAATAG
- a CDS encoding DUF4064 domain-containing protein: MSDNYTYRKHDDNHLNRDRHQYDSYQQHKPFKRTTEKVLTWIGIVLHALWVLFILGVGSFLPELLKNKNFQQEFQKQGIDSNQVVQQSQDYLPILLYVILPLLLALIAAFLFKKRILAGVLLIIASILAFFSASLIAALLWFIAAIMLFVRKPKAQHHVMENHSHERDYANSNHNHSHQDDRHDVEHSDDKRFEHEANHQHDVNRTNHVDDHHSDVNHQSHAENERHFNATTRPKNDRPEGDTHHHDSNHHDLKDRGLDAKERLNDLKDDHPR; the protein is encoded by the coding sequence ATGTCAGACAATTATACTTATAGAAAACATGACGATAATCATTTAAATCGAGATCGTCATCAATACGATAGTTATCAGCAACATAAGCCATTCAAACGTACGACTGAAAAAGTACTCACTTGGATTGGTATTGTTCTACATGCGTTATGGGTATTGTTTATTTTAGGAGTAGGCTCATTTCTACCAGAATTACTAAAAAATAAAAATTTTCAACAAGAATTCCAGAAACAAGGAATTGATTCTAATCAAGTTGTGCAACAAAGTCAGGATTATCTTCCTATACTACTTTATGTTATTTTGCCATTGTTATTAGCACTTATCGCTGCATTTTTATTTAAAAAGCGCATTCTTGCAGGCGTGTTATTAATTATTGCAAGTATTTTAGCGTTTTTCTCTGCGAGCTTAATTGCTGCTTTATTATGGTTTATTGCTGCAATTATGTTATTCGTACGTAAACCTAAAGCACAGCACCATGTGATGGAAAATCATAGCCACGAGCGTGATTATGCCAATTCCAATCATAATCATTCGCATCAAGATGACCGTCATGATGTGGAGCATAGTGATGATAAACGTTTTGAACATGAAGCGAATCATCAGCATGATGTAAATCGCACAAATCATGTTGACGATCATCACAGTGACGTTAATCACCAATCACATGCTGAAAATGAGCGTCATTTTAATGCAACAACACGACCTAAAAATGATCGACCAGAGGGGGATACGCATCATCATGATTCAAATCATCATGACCTCAAAGATAGAGGTTTAGATGCGAAAGAACGTTTAAATGATTTAAAAGATGATCATCCCCGTTAA
- the typA gene encoding translational GTPase TypA, producing MTKFREDVRNIAIIAHVDHGKTTLVDELLKQSGIFRENEHVAERAMDSNDLERERGITILAKNTAVDYKGTRINILDTPGHADFGGEVERIMKMVDGVVLVVDAYEGTMPQTRFVLKKALEQNLKPVVVVNKIDKPSARPEGVVDEVLDLFIELDANDEQLEFPVVYASAISGTASLDADKQDENMQCLYETIIEYVPAPLDNRDEPLQFQPALLDYNDYVGRIGIGRIFRGTMRVGESVSLLKLDGSVKNFRVTKIFGYFGLKREEIQEAYAGDLIAVSGMEDINVGETITPQDHQDKLPVLRIDEPTLEMTFRVNNSPFAGREGQFVTARQIQERLDNQLETDVSLKVTPTDSPDAWTVAGRGELHLSILIENMRREGFELQVSKPQVILKDIDGELHEPFERVQAEVPEEYAGSVIESLGQRKGEMVDMTTTDNGLTRLIFNVPARGLIGYTTEFMSMTRGYGIINHTFDEFRPRIKGRIGGRRNGVLVSMDQGSASEYAILGLEDRGINFMEPGTEVYEGMIVGQNNRENDLTVNITKVKHQTNVRSATKDQTETMKKPRILTLEEALEFINDDELVEVTPENVRLRKRILNKGQREKEAKRIKQMMEDNE from the coding sequence ATGACTAAATTTAGAGAAGATGTTCGTAATATTGCGATTATCGCTCACGTTGACCATGGTAAAACAACTTTGGTTGATGAATTATTAAAACAATCTGGTATTTTCCGTGAGAATGAACACGTAGCTGAACGTGCAATGGATTCTAACGATCTTGAAAGAGAACGTGGAATTACCATCTTAGCGAAAAATACGGCAGTTGACTATAAAGGCACACGTATCAATATATTAGATACACCTGGACATGCTGACTTCGGTGGAGAAGTAGAGCGTATTATGAAAATGGTAGATGGAGTAGTACTTGTAGTTGATGCATATGAGGGGACAATGCCGCAAACACGATTTGTGTTGAAAAAAGCATTAGAACAAAATTTGAAGCCCGTAGTCGTTGTGAATAAAATCGACAAACCATCGGCGCGTCCAGAAGGCGTTGTAGATGAAGTTTTAGATTTATTTATTGAATTAGATGCCAATGATGAACAACTCGAATTTCCTGTTGTTTATGCCTCAGCTATTAGTGGAACGGCAAGTTTAGATGCAGATAAACAAGATGAAAACATGCAATGTTTATATGAAACAATCATTGAATATGTTCCAGCGCCATTAGATAACCGTGACGAACCTCTTCAATTCCAACCCGCATTATTAGATTATAACGATTATGTTGGACGTATTGGTATTGGACGCATTTTCCGCGGAACGATGCGTGTTGGGGAAAGTGTATCCTTATTAAAATTAGATGGCAGCGTAAAAAACTTCCGTGTAACGAAAATATTTGGCTACTTTGGTTTAAAGCGTGAAGAAATTCAAGAAGCATACGCTGGAGATTTAATTGCGGTATCTGGGATGGAAGATATTAACGTAGGGGAAACAATTACGCCTCAAGATCATCAAGATAAGCTCCCGGTTCTGCGTATTGATGAACCAACACTAGAAATGACTTTCCGAGTAAATAATTCACCATTTGCTGGACGAGAAGGACAATTTGTTACTGCACGTCAAATTCAAGAACGTTTAGACAATCAATTAGAAACGGATGTGTCTTTAAAAGTCACACCAACAGATTCGCCAGATGCGTGGACTGTTGCAGGTCGTGGTGAGTTACATTTATCAATATTAATTGAAAATATGCGTCGTGAAGGGTTTGAACTTCAAGTTTCAAAGCCGCAAGTAATTTTAAAAGATATCGATGGAGAACTTCACGAACCATTTGAACGTGTACAAGCTGAAGTGCCTGAAGAATATGCAGGTTCAGTTATTGAGTCATTAGGCCAACGTAAAGGTGAAATGGTTGATATGACAACGACAGATAATGGATTAACACGTTTAATCTTTAACGTTCCAGCGAGAGGTTTAATTGGTTACACAACTGAATTCATGTCAATGACACGTGGATACGGTATTATTAACCACACTTTCGATGAATTTAGACCACGTATTAAAGGACGTATTGGCGGTCGTCGAAATGGTGTATTAGTTTCTATGGATCAAGGTAGTGCAAGTGAATATGCGATTTTAGGTTTAGAAGATCGTGGTATAAACTTTATGGAACCTGGTACAGAAGTATATGAAGGAATGATTGTTGGTCAAAATAATCGTGAAAATGACTTAACTGTTAATATTACAAAAGTTAAACATCAAACAAATGTCCGTTCAGCTACAAAAGATCAAACTGAAACAATGAAAAAGCCACGTATTTTAACATTAGAAGAAGCATTAGAATTTATTAATGATGATGAACTTGTTGAAGTAACACCAGAGAATGTACGTTTGAGAAAGCGTATTTTAAATAAAGGTCAACGTGAAAAAGAAGCAAAACGTATAAAACAAATGATGGAAGATAATGAATAA
- a CDS encoding DUF5325 family protein — protein sequence MKMQKSKAIFFVLALLAVFFLTTFSFAIAATNIFWMSITFILLMATLGYGFSLKKKYRENDWF from the coding sequence ATAAAGATGCAAAAGTCTAAAGCTATTTTTTTCGTACTCGCACTACTTGCTGTTTTCTTTTTAACAACGTTTAGTTTTGCAATCGCTGCTACGAACATATTCTGGATGTCCATTACCTTTATCTTGTTAATGGCAACATTAGGTTATGGCTTTTCATTAAAAAAGAAATACCGAGAAAACGATTGGTTTTAA